A part of Pseudomonas lutea genomic DNA contains:
- a CDS encoding PilW family protein yields the protein MKHRARGFGLIEIMISLLLGLLIVAGIIQIFISAKNTYSTQNASAAMQEDARFILTKLSQEIRMVGMFGCLATVTDASAKADFAAAQATPIRWDNATAKLTLVTADVGNNGGTPSWTVLSDCKSSATARSGAVAPAAGQLAFPIRQLEYQVVNNQLMLGGAAIVNNVDKFQLMFGTANAASGPVVTGYTANPGNTDLVRSVRITLVLKDPTNRVQSQSFSVLIALRNRLY from the coding sequence ATGAAGCATCGTGCCAGAGGCTTCGGCCTGATAGAGATCATGATCTCGTTATTGTTGGGGCTGCTGATCGTAGCCGGGATCATTCAGATCTTTATTTCTGCAAAAAATACCTATTCGACGCAGAACGCGTCCGCCGCGATGCAAGAAGATGCGCGTTTCATTCTTACGAAGTTGTCGCAGGAAATTCGTATGGTAGGCATGTTCGGCTGCCTGGCGACCGTCACTGACGCGAGCGCTAAAGCTGATTTCGCAGCCGCGCAGGCGACGCCGATTCGATGGGATAACGCCACTGCAAAGCTGACGCTAGTGACCGCTGATGTGGGAAACAACGGAGGCACACCTTCCTGGACAGTTCTCTCCGACTGCAAATCCTCGGCGACAGCCAGATCAGGGGCAGTGGCTCCTGCGGCAGGACAGTTGGCGTTCCCTATACGGCAGCTTGAGTATCAGGTTGTTAATAACCAACTCATGCTGGGAGGGGCAGCCATCGTTAATAACGTGGATAAGTTTCAGTTGATGTTTGGCACGGCCAACGCGGCCTCGGGCCCCGTGGTTACTGGATACACCGCCAACCCTGGCAACACTGATCTGGTGCGCAGTGTGCGTATCACGCTCGTGCTGAAAGACCCGACTAACCGGGTCCAAAGTCAGTCGTTCAGCGTTTTGATCGCGTTGCGTAATCGTCTCTACTAG
- the pilV gene encoding type IV pilus modification protein PilV, with protein sequence MSAKIDYSQQGMTLIEVLVALLVLAIGLLGAAALQLNALKYTDSSTMSSQASFVAYDMMDRIRANPDADYRLSSLAAAPAAANLNVPRTQDLVDFKNNITNFAGPTGEGVITVQNGWVMISVIWNDARATNTANAQQTFTVKSRVVADPKATP encoded by the coding sequence ATGAGCGCGAAAATCGACTACTCGCAGCAAGGCATGACGCTCATTGAAGTACTCGTGGCGCTGCTTGTCCTGGCCATTGGATTGTTGGGAGCGGCTGCGCTGCAGTTGAACGCATTGAAGTACACCGATAGTTCGACAATGAGCAGTCAGGCCAGCTTTGTGGCTTACGACATGATGGACCGCATTCGTGCCAATCCAGATGCGGATTACCGTTTGTCTTCCTTGGCTGCCGCACCTGCGGCGGCGAACCTGAACGTACCGCGAACCCAGGATTTGGTGGATTTTAAAAACAACATCACTAACTTCGCTGGACCCACTGGCGAGGGGGTCATCACAGTACAGAACGGCTGGGTCATGATTTCGGTAATTTGGAACGATGCGCGTGCGACCAACACAGCAAATGCGCAGCAAACCTTCACTGTAAAGAGTCGCGTTGTGGCAGACCCTAAGGCGACGCCATGA
- a CDS encoding GspH/FimT family pseudopilin, with protein sequence MPKRCRGFTLIELLVTLTLVGILAAIAVPSFSTAIQNTKADTEVSDFQRFLNYARQQAINSGTVIRITPTVAGSAWNTQLSIVDPATPSVTTLRVLSAMDTGSVLTVNGNPSAIDFNNLGGLAAPVPTPAAALSITYTRGTTSRVINICLSGRIVLGNCI encoded by the coding sequence GGGTTTTACGCTGATTGAGTTGTTGGTGACGCTGACGCTGGTGGGCATCCTCGCCGCCATCGCCGTTCCGAGTTTTAGCACGGCGATTCAAAACACCAAGGCAGACACGGAAGTCAGCGACTTTCAGCGTTTCCTCAACTATGCACGTCAGCAGGCGATAAACAGTGGGACTGTGATTCGCATCACGCCAACGGTTGCCGGAAGCGCATGGAATACGCAACTCAGTATCGTCGACCCTGCAACGCCTTCTGTCACGACGTTGCGTGTGCTATCCGCAATGGACACGGGCTCAGTGCTGACCGTCAACGGGAATCCGAGCGCTATCGATTTCAATAATCTGGGCGGTTTGGCTGCCCCGGTGCCAACGCCTGCCGCCGCGCTGAGCATTACATATACCCGCGGCACCACCAGCAGGGTGATCAACATTTGCCTAAGCGGGCGCATCGTATTGGGTAATTGCATATGA
- a CDS encoding pilus assembly PilX family protein, with product MALIVSLVFLLLLTLVGISSMQSATFQEKMSGSVKLRNESFQFAEAAVRAGEAAVQASSYTLATCTKCAPPADNVIDIKAGVSAASGVTWVAVTNGFWAAQKIATTKDPVNVNSVGWDESKSWTLYRITGVGVSGNSRTVVESIYAKR from the coding sequence ATGGCGCTGATCGTAAGCCTCGTTTTTCTCTTGCTCCTGACGCTGGTCGGCATATCTTCGATGCAGAGCGCGACTTTTCAGGAAAAAATGTCGGGCAGCGTCAAGCTGCGCAATGAGTCATTTCAGTTTGCCGAAGCAGCCGTGCGTGCAGGTGAAGCGGCCGTGCAGGCAAGCAGCTACACGCTGGCGACGTGCACGAAATGCGCGCCACCGGCTGATAACGTCATTGATATAAAAGCGGGAGTCAGCGCTGCGTCCGGCGTAACGTGGGTAGCGGTGACAAACGGATTTTGGGCAGCCCAGAAAATAGCCACGACCAAAGATCCGGTGAATGTCAATTCGGTAGGGTGGGATGAAAGCAAGTCGTGGACCCTGTATCGCATCACAGGTGTTGGCGTCTCCGGTAACTCGCGAACTGTAGTGGAAAGTATCTATGCCAAGCGTTGA